One region of Haloprofundus salilacus genomic DNA includes:
- the larE gene encoding ATP-dependent sacrificial sulfur transferase LarE, with protein MDLDAKVDAVIDDLADRDGVVVAFSGGVDSSVVAALAYDALGDDAVACTAKSETLPAEELDDSVRVADEIGIRHELVEFSELDNPDFVANDGERCYHCRTMRLGKMYETARDLGIDTVCDGTNASDPGEGHRPGLRAVKELEVFSPLLVHDVTKVEVREIADRYGLSVAEKPSMACLSSRIPTGLEVTEERLTRVEKAERLLRTWGFSQFRVRDHDGLARIEVAESEFERALDADFVRAAREHLSDVGFDHVTLDLHGYATGSVSPANDAYGESGGDDEDGADEPVVADVFAQEYPVGEDD; from the coding sequence ATGGACCTCGATGCGAAAGTCGATGCGGTCATCGACGACCTCGCCGACCGCGACGGCGTCGTCGTCGCGTTTTCCGGCGGCGTCGATTCGAGCGTCGTCGCCGCGCTCGCGTACGACGCTCTCGGCGACGACGCGGTCGCCTGCACCGCCAAGAGCGAGACGCTTCCGGCCGAAGAGCTGGACGACTCGGTGCGCGTCGCCGACGAGATCGGCATCCGCCACGAGCTCGTGGAGTTCTCCGAACTCGACAACCCCGACTTCGTCGCCAACGACGGCGAGCGGTGCTACCACTGCCGGACGATGCGCCTCGGCAAGATGTACGAGACGGCCCGCGACCTCGGCATCGACACCGTCTGCGATGGGACGAACGCCTCCGACCCCGGTGAGGGCCACCGGCCGGGACTGCGCGCAGTGAAAGAACTCGAAGTGTTCTCGCCGCTTCTGGTCCACGACGTGACGAAGGTGGAGGTACGCGAAATCGCCGACCGGTACGGTCTCTCGGTCGCAGAGAAACCGTCGATGGCGTGTCTCTCCTCGCGAATTCCGACCGGACTCGAAGTGACCGAGGAGCGACTGACCCGCGTCGAGAAGGCCGAGCGACTGCTCCGGACGTGGGGCTTCTCGCAGTTCCGCGTCCGCGACCACGACGGTCTCGCGCGCATCGAAGTCGCCGAGTCGGAGTTCGAGCGGGCGCTCGACGCCGACTTCGTCCGCGCGGCGCGCGAGCATCTCTCGGACGTCGGGTTCGACCACGTGACGTTGGACCTCCACGGCTACGCCACGGGGAGCGTCAGTCCGGCGAACGACGCGTACGGCGAAAGTGGTGGGGACGACGAGGACGGCGCGGACGAACCGGTCGTCGCCGACGTGTTCGCACAGGAGTACCCCGTCGGCGAGGACGACTGA
- a CDS encoding DUF7474 family protein: MPRFDYPCPGCLTTNSLHDADCRFEGTAWPEVEKAYTDIVSLLSAGPKREDDLPDAVHGEWGPLHVAALDRLKYDERLQEEDGRLELLTAAEYKEMVSEPTREPMLTIYRKGSYPGCHDNAVFAMIAWYEMVGLSWAETKENVVAWLRESGTWDRGGFEEASPEQLVESKRHVYEAGYGWKEKAQAAKHVIERHG, translated from the coding sequence GTGCCACGCTTCGACTACCCCTGTCCGGGCTGTCTCACCACCAACAGCCTCCACGACGCCGACTGCCGGTTCGAGGGCACGGCGTGGCCCGAGGTGGAGAAAGCCTACACCGACATCGTCTCGCTGCTCTCCGCGGGACCGAAACGCGAGGATGACCTCCCCGACGCCGTCCACGGCGAGTGGGGACCGCTGCACGTCGCCGCGCTCGACCGCCTGAAGTACGACGAACGACTGCAGGAAGAAGACGGCCGCCTCGAACTGCTCACCGCCGCCGAGTACAAGGAGATGGTGTCTGAGCCAACTCGCGAACCCATGCTGACCATCTATCGAAAGGGGAGCTACCCCGGCTGTCACGACAACGCCGTCTTCGCGATGATTGCCTGGTACGAGATGGTCGGCCTCTCGTGGGCCGAGACGAAGGAGAACGTCGTTGCGTGGCTCCGCGAGAGCGGCACGTGGGACCGCGGCGGCTTCGAGGAGGCATCGCCCGAACAGCTCGTCGAGAGCAAGCGCCACGTCTACGAGGCAGGCTACGGCTGGAAGGAGAAAGCTCAAGCAGCCAAGCACGTCATCGAGCGGCACGGCTGA
- a CDS encoding DUF7472 family protein: protein MELDGETLREIVVSVVAVSLFIVAVVVIGTNYGGSNLDPTGGLALVASIALFVVLMALVGVFLSR from the coding sequence ATGGAACTCGATGGGGAGACGCTGCGTGAAATCGTCGTCTCCGTTGTCGCCGTCAGCCTCTTCATCGTCGCCGTCGTCGTGATCGGCACGAACTACGGCGGCTCGAACCTCGACCCGACCGGCGGACTCGCGCTCGTCGCAAGTATCGCGCTGTTCGTCGTGCTGATGGCTCTCGTCGGCGTCTTTCTCTCGCGGTAG
- a CDS encoding queuosine precursor transporter, whose protein sequence is MRESRLATGEVALVGLFVTALVTAQLTAAKLLAFDLPASLPVVGDSLALPGAALAYALTFFASDCYSELYGREAAQRMVNVGFAMNLVVLALLAGTIAAPALDPAFGGQFAAVLAPSANIVLGSLVAYLVSQNWDVIVFHRIREATSGDHLWFRNVTSTATSQALDTVLFVTVGFLVAPAVLGIGEATPVPVVISLVVGQYILKLLIAVADTPFVYAVVGLLRQSTDGDRDQVSA, encoded by the coding sequence GTGCGTGAGTCGCGCCTCGCGACGGGCGAAGTCGCGCTCGTCGGCCTGTTCGTCACGGCGCTCGTCACTGCGCAGTTGACCGCGGCGAAACTGCTCGCGTTCGACCTCCCGGCGTCGCTGCCGGTCGTCGGCGACAGCCTCGCGCTCCCCGGCGCGGCGCTGGCGTACGCGCTGACGTTCTTCGCCTCCGACTGCTACTCGGAACTCTACGGACGGGAGGCGGCCCAGCGGATGGTGAACGTCGGCTTCGCGATGAACCTCGTCGTGCTCGCGCTTCTCGCCGGCACCATCGCCGCACCCGCGCTCGACCCCGCGTTCGGCGGCCAGTTCGCGGCCGTACTCGCCCCGAGCGCGAACATCGTCCTCGGCAGCCTCGTCGCATACCTCGTGAGCCAGAACTGGGACGTGATCGTGTTCCACCGTATCCGCGAGGCGACCAGCGGCGACCACCTCTGGTTTCGCAACGTCACGTCGACGGCGACGAGTCAGGCGCTCGACACCGTGTTGTTCGTCACTGTCGGCTTCCTCGTCGCCCCGGCGGTGCTGGGCATCGGCGAGGCAACTCCCGTGCCCGTCGTAATCTCGCTCGTCGTCGGTCAGTACATCCTGAAACTGCTCATCGCCGTGGCGGACACGCCGTTCGTCTACGCCGTTGTCGGACTTCTCCGGCAGTCTACGGACGGCGACCGAGATCAGGTGTCGGCGTAG
- a CDS encoding SRPBCC domain-containing protein, translating into MKQTEAIEVDAPPKAVWRVLTNFDEYEAWNPALSIDGRPKQGSKLSVKLHPKGISPMQFHAKVTAVKPNRRIHWRARSPIPGAYAVDHEFRLKPLSPGRTRLEQTANVRGAATAVLPERGALDDGLRGMNDALKRRAESQSK; encoded by the coding sequence ATGAAACAAACCGAGGCAATAGAAGTCGACGCGCCGCCGAAAGCCGTGTGGCGCGTGCTTACCAACTTCGACGAGTACGAGGCGTGGAACCCGGCGCTCAGCATCGACGGGCGACCGAAGCAGGGTTCGAAGCTCTCGGTGAAGCTTCACCCGAAAGGCATCTCGCCGATGCAGTTCCACGCGAAAGTGACCGCGGTGAAACCCAATCGACGCATCCACTGGCGGGCACGCTCGCCGATTCCCGGCGCGTACGCCGTCGACCACGAGTTCAGGCTGAAGCCGCTCTCGCCAGGACGGACACGTCTCGAACAGACAGCGAACGTCCGGGGCGCGGCGACGGCGGTGCTCCCCGAACGCGGCGCGCTCGACGACGGGTTACGCGGGATGAACGACGCGCTCAAGCGGCGCGCGGAGTCGCAGTCGAAGTAA
- a CDS encoding SWIM zinc finger family protein yields MTHSRNALASSATRKTTLPADGYEGRSLRARADPMAVRPLRDRRYVVETDSGTYVVDLEARSCTCPDYAIRGARCKHLRRVAIEVNERRQPAPTERRSVCAVCGRRVFVPFEATGPQLCADHDFESGEFVRDRESGSALVVTNVVHRRADEVVVEDGAGRTVADYETNADYGDHEPVVEAVYLGSVRAVDGELEFDRARRYSFPASRLRHVDREQTDRPRPDGFQSQLPLAEA; encoded by the coding sequence ATGACGCACTCACGAAACGCACTCGCGTCATCCGCGACCCGAAAGACCACACTGCCAGCTGACGGCTACGAGGGTCGGTCGCTGCGTGCCCGCGCCGACCCGATGGCCGTCCGACCGCTCCGCGACCGCCGCTACGTCGTCGAGACCGACAGCGGAACGTACGTCGTCGACCTCGAAGCGCGGTCGTGCACCTGTCCCGACTACGCCATCCGTGGCGCGCGCTGCAAACACCTGCGCCGCGTCGCCATCGAGGTGAACGAACGACGCCAACCCGCGCCTACCGAACGGCGCTCCGTCTGCGCTGTCTGCGGCCGCCGGGTGTTCGTCCCGTTCGAGGCGACCGGCCCGCAACTCTGCGCCGACCACGACTTCGAGAGCGGCGAGTTCGTCCGCGACCGCGAGAGCGGGTCGGCGCTCGTCGTCACCAACGTCGTCCACCGCCGGGCCGACGAAGTCGTCGTCGAGGACGGCGCCGGCCGCACCGTCGCCGACTACGAGACCAACGCCGACTACGGCGACCACGAACCCGTGGTCGAGGCTGTCTACCTCGGTTCCGTTCGGGCCGTCGACGGCGAACTAGAGTTCGACCGCGCTCGCCGGTACAGTTTCCCGGCGTCGCGACTCCGCCATGTCGACCGCGAGCAGACCGACCGACCGCGACCCGACGGCTTCCAGTCGCAGCTGCCGCTCGCGGAAGCGTAG
- a CDS encoding MFS transporter produces MSTPRSATATDAVRNPRRALATVVAVVFVDLLGFGVVIPILPFYVRSFGVSDVFIGLLAASYSVMQFGFAPFLGRLSDQRGRRPVIMLSLAGSAVAWTIFGLAAEFSSLFGVAAGVAVLFVSRMVAGAMGGNIAAAQAYIADITPAERRAEALGLVGASFALGFVFGPAIGGLFASDAVVAVARDVFPAFVPATPFSLPSFAAAGLSLTSLAFAAAFLEEPARSRGTAPRTTLVSQFADALRDPRLRGLVVAFFLVSVAFSGIQVMFIPFAADVYGYQETQTAFLLTYIGVLGVFNQGLLVGRLSRRYRDSSIAVAGAVILLVALAAIPFSPELGGLLPALGGPAYLTPALLALLVVLALLSLGNSLLNVALTTLVSKATSAETQGSAFGVTQGAGSLGRTVGPPAMAALYVFTYWSPFVAGALLVLPILAILLGIARRRFDASADVDAAEGPLPPSETDGGEGSDR; encoded by the coding sequence ATGAGTACACCTCGGTCAGCGACGGCGACAGACGCCGTTCGGAATCCGCGACGGGCGCTCGCCACCGTCGTCGCCGTCGTCTTCGTCGACCTGCTCGGTTTCGGGGTGGTCATCCCTATTCTGCCGTTCTACGTCCGGAGCTTCGGCGTCAGCGACGTGTTTATCGGCCTGCTCGCCGCCTCCTACTCGGTGATGCAGTTCGGCTTCGCGCCGTTTCTCGGCCGCCTCTCCGACCAGCGAGGTCGCCGCCCGGTCATCATGCTCTCGCTGGCCGGCAGCGCCGTCGCGTGGACCATCTTCGGCCTCGCGGCGGAGTTCTCCTCGCTGTTCGGCGTCGCCGCGGGCGTTGCTGTGCTGTTTGTCTCCCGGATGGTCGCCGGAGCGATGGGCGGAAACATCGCCGCCGCGCAGGCGTACATCGCCGACATCACACCCGCGGAGCGCCGCGCCGAGGCGCTGGGTCTCGTCGGCGCGTCGTTCGCACTCGGCTTCGTCTTCGGTCCTGCCATCGGCGGCCTGTTCGCCAGCGACGCTGTCGTCGCCGTCGCCCGGGACGTGTTCCCGGCGTTCGTCCCCGCGACGCCGTTCTCACTGCCGAGTTTCGCCGCCGCCGGACTCAGTCTGACGAGTCTCGCTTTCGCCGCTGCGTTCCTCGAAGAACCGGCACGGAGCCGCGGCACCGCCCCGCGAACGACGCTTGTCTCGCAGTTCGCCGACGCGCTCCGCGACCCGAGGCTCCGCGGACTCGTCGTCGCATTTTTCCTCGTCTCCGTCGCCTTCTCGGGCATCCAGGTGATGTTCATCCCCTTCGCGGCCGACGTCTACGGCTATCAGGAGACGCAGACCGCGTTCCTGCTCACCTACATCGGTGTGCTGGGCGTGTTCAACCAGGGCCTGCTCGTCGGGCGTCTCTCGCGGCGCTACCGCGACTCGTCCATCGCCGTCGCCGGCGCGGTGATTCTGCTCGTCGCGCTCGCGGCGATTCCGTTCTCGCCCGAACTCGGCGGTCTGCTCCCGGCGCTCGGCGGCCCGGCGTATCTCACACCGGCGCTCCTAGCCCTACTCGTGGTCCTCGCGCTGCTCTCGCTCGGCAACAGTCTGCTGAACGTCGCGCTGACGACGCTCGTCTCGAAGGCGACGAGTGCAGAGACCCAAGGAAGTGCGTTCGGCGTCACGCAGGGGGCCGGGAGCTTGGGCCGCACCGTCGGTCCGCCCGCGATGGCGGCGCTGTACGTCTTCACTTACTGGTCGCCGTTCGTCGCGGGCGCGCTGCTTGTGCTGCCGATTCTGGCGATACTCCTGGGTATCGCCCGGAGGAGATTCGACGCGTCGGCAGACGTTGACGCGGCAGAAGGCCCGCTCCCGCCGAGCGAAACCGACGGTGGCGAGGGTAGTGACAGATGA
- a CDS encoding DNA primase large subunit PriL: MNARHARYPFFAAAREAVGESDVELGELVTTDDPAVSRGLERVERALMAGTVESETPGEWSTRDELLSYPVARILVSLIDAPAAVRKYAHAEATTAYERFTEDFVADDDGLKSTGTTTVELDDFLVEFGLTDDVRPEDGAQATSARTRKTDAYRVALGTYLTLSTPDWGENWRLVNREVADGEVRIVREELYELLREAVRRRVAEGLPFVVGDDAIAEALDAEIDSLRGLLADRKPVGRIDTVVPELFPPCMKHLLERAGRGAELDHHSRFALTAFLTGIGMDTDEIVAVYRETALDEEEIRYQTEYLRDDAGTQYAPPSCATMAAYDDCVNRDERCETITHPMAYYARALDDDGESGARGTNTAD; this comes from the coding sequence ATGAACGCGCGCCACGCCCGCTACCCGTTCTTTGCGGCCGCCAGGGAGGCCGTCGGCGAGTCGGACGTGGAACTCGGTGAACTCGTCACCACCGACGACCCCGCCGTCTCCCGCGGCCTCGAACGCGTCGAGCGCGCGCTGATGGCCGGCACCGTCGAGAGCGAGACGCCCGGCGAGTGGTCGACCCGCGACGAACTGCTCTCCTACCCCGTCGCGCGAATCCTCGTCTCGCTCATCGACGCCCCCGCCGCCGTCCGCAAGTACGCCCACGCGGAGGCGACGACAGCGTACGAGCGCTTCACGGAGGATTTCGTGGCGGACGACGACGGTCTCAAGAGCACCGGAACGACCACCGTCGAGCTCGACGACTTCCTCGTCGAGTTCGGCTTGACCGACGACGTACGGCCCGAGGACGGCGCGCAGGCGACGTCGGCGCGGACTCGCAAAACCGACGCCTACCGCGTCGCGCTCGGGACGTATCTCACGCTCTCGACCCCCGACTGGGGCGAGAACTGGCGGCTCGTCAACCGGGAAGTCGCCGACGGCGAGGTCCGAATCGTCCGCGAGGAACTGTACGAACTGCTCCGCGAGGCGGTGCGCCGTCGGGTGGCCGAGGGGCTTCCGTTCGTCGTCGGCGACGACGCCATCGCCGAGGCGCTCGACGCGGAGATCGACTCGCTGCGGGGACTGCTGGCCGACCGGAAGCCCGTCGGGCGCATCGACACCGTCGTTCCCGAGCTCTTTCCGCCGTGCATGAAACACCTGCTCGAACGCGCTGGGCGCGGCGCGGAGTTAGACCACCACTCGCGGTTCGCGCTCACCGCCTTCCTCACGGGCATCGGGATGGACACCGACGAGATCGTCGCCGTCTACCGCGAGACGGCGCTCGACGAGGAGGAGATTCGCTACCAGACGGAGTATCTCCGCGACGACGCGGGGACGCAGTACGCGCCGCCGTCGTGCGCGACGATGGCCGCCTACGACGACTGCGTGAACAGAGACGAGCGCTGCGAGACGATTACGCACCCGATGGCGTACTACGCGCGGGCGCTTGACGACGACGGCGAGAGCGGGGCGCGCGGGACGAACACCGCCGACTGA
- the hjc gene encoding Holliday junction resolvase Hjc, protein MSNAKGDRRERELVNRLDEAGFAVMRAPASGGATTRELPDVLAGNGDLFYAIEAKSSAGDPIYLTGEEVEALIFFARNFGAKARIAVRFDREDWYFFHPGDLYVTDGGNYRVKKETALADGEDFAEFVGESAKTTLGDAES, encoded by the coding sequence ATGTCTAACGCGAAAGGTGACCGTCGCGAGCGCGAACTCGTCAACAGACTCGACGAGGCGGGCTTCGCGGTGATGCGCGCGCCCGCGAGCGGCGGCGCGACGACCCGCGAACTCCCCGACGTACTCGCCGGCAACGGCGACCTGTTCTACGCCATCGAGGCGAAGTCGAGCGCGGGCGACCCCATCTATCTCACCGGCGAGGAGGTCGAGGCACTCATCTTCTTCGCCCGAAACTTCGGCGCGAAAGCGCGCATTGCAGTCCGCTTCGACCGCGAGGACTGGTACTTCTTCCACCCCGGCGACCTCTACGTCACCGACGGCGGAAACTATCGAGTGAAGAAGGAGACGGCGCTGGCCGACGGCGAGGACTTCGCGGAGTTCGTCGGCGAGTCGGCGAAGACGACGCTCGGCGACGCCGAATCCTGA
- a CDS encoding ribbon-helix-helix domain-containing protein, with protein MAKISVEVPDELLADLDEHVGDDRKFVNRSDAIRASIRKTLDLLDEIDDRHGRLEDEKTDASASDETRNDRA; from the coding sequence ATGGCCAAGATAAGCGTCGAGGTTCCCGACGAGTTGCTCGCGGACCTCGACGAACACGTCGGCGACGACAGGAAGTTCGTCAACCGCAGCGACGCCATCCGGGCGTCGATTCGCAAGACACTGGACCTCCTCGACGAGATAGACGACCGGCACGGCCGGTTGGAGGACGAGAAAACCGACGCGTCGGCGAGCGACGAGACGAGGAACGACCGTGCGTGA
- a CDS encoding twin-arginine translocase subunit TatC has protein sequence MSSALDEDTRQTLSEGREAAGAMLRSAQKDLQKVFIVFLIGFLGTFYALQLWVWEFLKNVTEARMNAATAENVRFIAQTPFDVILLQGKISIVAGIIVALPIFVFFSRDALRERGAWPQSPVSLWKLVVLGLMAAALFFAGLVYGYSLFFPIMFKFLAGNAISVGFAPRYSIVKWAQFIFLLTLSFGFAAQMPLAITGLSYSGIVRYETFRDKWRHAVVLIFVFGAFFSPPDPFTQIMWAVPLLVLYGASLYLAKVVVTAKRGSQQINLRRTVRSQWNVVLGFAVLFAGTVNAFYSYGGVDRLNRALAWLGSSYRVVPVAEQLPYAGETTILVYSAVAGAVGLTLGMLYGVYRDIEATAGSQVGGRAGEPAAIDLTELDAAGVRAAPPEAFADLTEDEAMAHAGAAIDNDDNAKAQAILDRFDEAEATRDEEPESQDGVSVVNDDVGDRASRASGTLLEGLTDGERDEDDIGGYYKDVAFILDSLRSRSFLIIGWFMLVLAGTFAWLYSGGIGDIYEGFLSQMPAAFDIDQVNVITLHPVEALIFEVKFSTLVAVIATLPLLAYFAWPALRDRNLVRGHRSVIFGWAGVLLAGLLGGLYLGYNYIAPAVISYLAADALAANVVISYQITDFFWLIFFTTAGIGILADIPVLMVLLNTIGLSYRRMRGRWREVTVGLLTVAALFTPADIITMFMVTIPLMVAYGIGIALLFVLTLGGRRDLAPAPGTSDA, from the coding sequence ATGTCTAGCGCGCTCGACGAGGATACCCGCCAGACGCTCTCGGAGGGGCGGGAAGCGGCCGGCGCGATGTTGCGGTCGGCCCAGAAAGACCTCCAGAAGGTATTCATCGTCTTTCTCATCGGTTTTCTCGGGACGTTCTACGCGCTCCAACTGTGGGTCTGGGAGTTCCTGAAGAACGTCACGGAGGCGCGGATGAATGCCGCGACTGCCGAGAACGTCCGTTTCATCGCGCAGACGCCGTTCGACGTCATCCTCCTGCAGGGGAAGATAAGCATCGTCGCCGGCATAATCGTCGCGCTGCCGATATTCGTCTTCTTCTCGCGCGACGCGCTCCGAGAGCGCGGCGCGTGGCCACAGTCGCCCGTCAGTCTGTGGAAGCTCGTCGTCCTCGGACTGATGGCGGCGGCGCTGTTCTTCGCTGGTCTGGTGTACGGCTACTCGCTGTTCTTCCCGATAATGTTCAAGTTCCTCGCGGGCAACGCCATCTCTGTCGGCTTCGCCCCGCGCTACTCCATCGTGAAGTGGGCGCAGTTTATCTTCCTGCTCACGCTCTCGTTCGGCTTCGCGGCCCAGATGCCGCTGGCTATCACGGGGCTGTCGTACAGCGGTATCGTCCGGTACGAGACGTTCCGCGACAAGTGGCGGCACGCGGTCGTGCTCATCTTCGTTTTCGGCGCGTTCTTCTCGCCACCAGACCCGTTCACCCAGATTATGTGGGCCGTCCCGCTTCTGGTGCTCTACGGCGCGAGCCTCTACCTCGCGAAAGTCGTCGTCACCGCCAAGCGCGGAAGCCAGCAGATAAACCTCCGGCGGACCGTCCGCTCGCAGTGGAACGTCGTCCTCGGGTTCGCGGTACTGTTCGCCGGGACCGTCAACGCGTTCTACAGCTACGGCGGCGTCGACCGGTTGAACCGAGCGCTGGCGTGGCTCGGTAGCAGTTACCGCGTGGTGCCGGTCGCCGAACAGCTCCCGTACGCTGGGGAGACGACGATCCTCGTCTACTCCGCCGTCGCGGGCGCCGTCGGCCTGACTCTCGGCATGCTGTACGGCGTCTACCGCGACATCGAAGCGACCGCCGGATCGCAAGTGGGCGGCCGAGCGGGAGAGCCAGCGGCCATCGACCTCACGGAACTTGACGCGGCGGGCGTCCGCGCGGCCCCGCCGGAGGCGTTCGCCGATCTCACCGAAGACGAGGCGATGGCCCACGCCGGCGCCGCCATCGACAACGACGACAACGCGAAGGCGCAGGCCATCCTCGACCGCTTCGACGAGGCCGAGGCGACCCGCGACGAGGAGCCGGAGAGCCAAGACGGCGTCAGCGTCGTCAACGACGACGTGGGTGACAGAGCGTCGAGAGCCAGCGGCACGCTGTTGGAGGGACTCACCGACGGCGAGCGCGACGAGGACGACATCGGCGGCTACTACAAGGACGTGGCGTTCATCCTCGACAGCCTCCGCTCGCGGTCGTTCCTCATCATCGGTTGGTTCATGCTCGTCCTCGCGGGCACGTTCGCGTGGCTGTACAGCGGGGGTATCGGCGATATCTACGAGGGCTTCCTCTCGCAGATGCCCGCCGCCTTCGACATCGACCAGGTGAACGTCATCACGCTGCACCCCGTGGAGGCGCTCATCTTCGAGGTGAAGTTCTCGACGCTCGTCGCCGTCATCGCGACGCTGCCGCTCCTGGCGTACTTCGCGTGGCCCGCCCTCCGCGACCGGAACCTCGTCCGCGGCCACCGCAGCGTCATCTTCGGCTGGGCCGGCGTGCTCCTCGCCGGCCTCCTCGGCGGTCTCTACCTCGGGTACAACTACATCGCCCCGGCAGTCATCTCGTATCTGGCCGCCGACGCGCTGGCGGCGAACGTCGTCATCAGCTACCAGATCACGGATTTCTTCTGGCTCATCTTCTTCACCACCGCCGGTATCGGCATCCTCGCGGACATCCCGGTGTTGATGGTGTTGCTCAACACCATCGGTCTCTCGTACCGCCGGATGCGCGGGCGCTGGCGGGAGGTCACCGTCGGACTTCTCACCGTCGCGGCGCTGTTCACCCCGGCGGACATCATCACGATGTTCATGGTAACGATTCCGCTGATGGTCGCCTACGGCATCGGCATCGCCCTGCTGTTCGTGCTGACGCTCGGCGGGCGGCGCGACCTCGCCCCCGCACCCGGAACGAGCGACGCCTGA
- a CDS encoding 23S rRNA (uridine(2552)-2'-O)-methyltransferase, which translates to MARKDEYYNKAKQQGYRARSAYKLQQLDETANLLDRGASVVDLGAAPGGWLQVAAEEVGPEGTVVGVDLQRIKSLDADNVETIRGDMTEAETKEKLLEIVGEDGADVVLSDMAPNMTGEYSLDHARSVYLARQAFEVAMDVLDAGGDFAVKVFDGQDLQDLKADIEPEFQYVREVRPEASRKQSSELYLVAKGRITAPVGVGDELDVEITDVGNEGDGIARVEGFTLFVAGAEEGETVRVRVTDVKPKFGFAERID; encoded by the coding sequence ATGGCGCGCAAAGACGAATACTACAACAAGGCCAAACAGCAGGGCTACCGCGCCCGCTCGGCCTACAAACTCCAGCAGCTCGACGAGACGGCGAACCTCCTCGACCGGGGGGCGTCGGTCGTCGACCTGGGGGCCGCCCCCGGCGGGTGGCTGCAGGTCGCCGCCGAGGAGGTCGGTCCCGAGGGGACGGTCGTCGGTGTCGACCTCCAGCGGATCAAATCGCTGGACGCCGACAACGTCGAGACGATTCGCGGCGACATGACTGAGGCGGAGACGAAGGAAAAATTGCTCGAGATCGTCGGCGAGGACGGCGCGGATGTCGTCCTCTCGGACATGGCGCCGAACATGACCGGCGAGTACTCGCTCGACCACGCCCGCTCCGTATATCTCGCTCGTCAGGCGTTCGAGGTGGCGATGGACGTGCTCGACGCCGGCGGCGACTTCGCCGTGAAGGTGTTCGACGGGCAGGATCTCCAGGACCTCAAAGCCGACATCGAACCCGAGTTCCAGTACGTCCGCGAGGTTCGTCCGGAGGCCTCGCGGAAGCAGTCCTCCGAACTCTACCTCGTCGCCAAGGGTCGCATCACCGCGCCCGTCGGCGTCGGCGACGAACTCGACGTGGAAATCACCGACGTCGGGAACGAGGGCGACGGCATCGCCCGAGTTGAGGGGTTCACCCTGTTTGTCGCCGGCGCCGAGGAGGGCGAGACGGTCCGCGTCCGCGTCACCGACGTCAAGCCGAAATTCGGCTTCGCCGAGCGAATCGACTGA
- a CDS encoding DNA polymerase sliding clamp yields the protein MFQAIVSASTLRDALDSVSVLVDECKIRLNEDELAIRAVDPANVGMVDLSLDAAAFESYEADGGVIGVNLSRLEDIAGMANSGDLVHLELDEETRKLHIQIEGLSYTLALIDPDSIRQEPDIPDLDLPATIVVEGTHLDRGIKAADMVSDHIGLRVDEDAETFHIEAQGDTDDVDLELGRDDLIDLAAGPADSLFSLDYLKDMNKAIPSDAEVTVELGEEFPVKLHYEFAEGMGHVTYMLAPRIQSD from the coding sequence ATGTTTCAGGCCATCGTGAGCGCGTCGACACTCAGGGACGCGCTCGATTCCGTGAGCGTGCTGGTCGACGAGTGCAAAATTCGACTCAACGAGGACGAACTCGCCATCCGGGCCGTCGACCCCGCGAACGTGGGGATGGTCGACCTCTCGCTCGACGCCGCGGCGTTCGAGTCCTACGAGGCCGACGGCGGCGTCATCGGCGTCAACCTCTCTCGGCTGGAGGACATCGCCGGGATGGCGAACTCGGGCGACCTCGTCCACCTCGAACTCGACGAGGAGACGCGAAAGCTCCACATCCAGATAGAGGGCCTCTCCTACACGCTCGCGCTCATCGACCCCGACTCCATCCGACAAGAACCGGACATCCCGGATCTGGACCTCCCGGCGACCATCGTCGTCGAGGGGACCCACCTCGACCGCGGTATCAAAGCCGCCGACATGGTGTCGGACCACATCGGCCTCCGCGTCGACGAGGACGCCGAGACGTTCCACATCGAAGCGCAGGGCGACACCGACGACGTGGACCTCGAACTCGGCCGCGACGACCTCATCGACCTCGCCGCCGGTCCGGCCGATTCGCTGTTCAGCCTCGACTACCTCAAGGACATGAACAAGGCGATTCCCTCCGACGCCGAGGTCACCGTCGAACTCGGCGAGGAGTTCCCGGTGAAGCTTCACTACGAATTCGCTGAGGGTATGGGTCACGTGACGTACATGCTCGCGCCGCGCATCCAGAGCGACTGA